The Manis javanica isolate MJ-LG chromosome 4, MJ_LKY, whole genome shotgun sequence genome contains a region encoding:
- the LOC118969876 gene encoding anaphase-promoting complex subunit 10-like, with protein MTTPNKTPPGADPKQLERTGTVREIGSQAVWSLSSCKPGFGVDQLRDDNLETYWQSDGSQPHLVNIQFRRKTTVKTLCIYADYKSDESYTPSKISVRVGNNFHNLQEIRQLELVEPSGWIHVPLTDNHKKPTRTFMIQIAVLANHQNGRDTHMRQIKIYTPVEESSIGENYIFNKGFVSRIY; from the exons atgactacaCCAAACAAGACACCTCCTGGTGCTGACCCTAAGCAGTTGGAAAGGACTGGAACAGTACGGGAAATAGGGTCACAAGCTGTTTGGTCCCTCTCATCTTGTAAACCAGGATTTGGAGTGGATCAATTACGAGATGACAATCTGGAAACTTACTGGCAATCAGATGGCTCCCAGCCTCATTTAGTAAACATCCAATTCAGGAGAAAAACAACAGTGAAGACATTATGTATTTATGCTGACTACAAATCTGATGAAAGCTATACACCGAGCAAGATCTCAGTCAGAGTAGGAAATAATTTTCACAACCTTCAAGAAATTCGGCAACTTGAATTGGTGGAACCAAGTGGCTGGATTCATGTTCCCTTAACTGATAATCATAAGAAGCCAACTCGCACATTCATGATACAGATTGCTGTTCTAGCCAATCACCAAAATGGAAGAGACACCcacatgagacaaattaaaatatatacaccaGTGGAAGAGAGCTCCATTG gtgaaaattatatattcaacaaaggatttgtatctagaatatattaa